The genomic segment ggggaagagagtggtgggagatgggagagtgtggggaggggggcagagtgtgtggaggagagagagagagagaggggggggagcgtgtgagagagacagggagcgggagagggtggggtggggataaATATGTGtacgagtgggggaggagagtgagtggcgggagaggggagggtgtggggaggggtgagagaggggaatgtatatgtgcagctttaagggacattagtcaggtagcatttggagtattgtaaacAGTTCcgatcactccattacaggactgatgtggaggcttttgggaagatgcagagatggttaaccagaatggtttaaaaatgaggaactgcagatgcttgtttacaaagaaaggacacaaaatgctggagtaactcagtggggcaggcagcatctctggagagaaagaatgggtgatgtttcgggtcaatgtttcggtctcgacccgaaacctgacccattccttccagcattttgtgtcgacctgaacagcgcctatccacgtcgcggtgtgccagcaggctggaggggtGGGCAAAGGCCTtgtcacagagcgggcaggttaaGGGGCGCTGGCTGGTGTGAACTCGCCGGTGCTGGTGAAGGGACGCTCACCactggtgctgccacaggctggacatggcgGGCgtgacccttgccacactcagcgcactcaAAGGGTCTCCCTCTGGTGTGTAACCGCTGGTTCTCTCGCAGCCCCCGTGAGCTCTTGAAATGCTCaccgcagtgggagcagctgctcgccgacgtgggccCGCCGATGCTGCCGCAACACCCtcgagctgtcaaacgcctcacccctgtacgggcagtcgtagggctggccactggtgtgcatgcGCTGGTGAGACAGGACGTGGGagaccatggcaaagcgctctccgcaAGCGGGGCAGGTGAAGGGACGGTCGCCGTCGTGCACCtgttggtgggacagcaggtgggTGGAGCGGGTGGCGCCCTTGTCGCACGGGGCACAGGTGAAGGGACGCTCCCCAGTGTGGGtatgctggtgcttcagcaggttgttggagtgggtgaagcacttgccgcagtcgctgcaggtgtagggcctctCCCTGGTGTGCAGGTGTCTGTGCCTCTTCAGgtccttggacgacttgaagcccttgtcacagtcagagcaggtgaagggccgctcaccgcTGTGCATCCGCCGTTGCTGCCATAGTCCCGACaaccgggcaaagctcttgccgcaggtggagcagccatcggACTTCTCGCCCGTGCGCACGCGCCGGTGCATCTTCAGGTCATTCGTTGTCTTGAAGCtcctgccgcagtcggagcaggtgaagggcctcttgcGGGTGTGCATGCGGTTGTGCCGCAGCAGGTTCTCATAGCGGTTAAAGCTGTAGCCGCACTTCGAGCAGTCGAAGGGACGTTCTCCTGCGtgaacccgccggtgggtctctagATGGCTCGGGTGCTGCCAGGCTTTGCCACACatgtcacactcataacgcttctccctgTTGTGCCCCGCCATGTGGTCGTCCactgaagctcagcccctcgaaggtcagcccgcacaccgagcagatggggggggggggggggggggggggctcaccggcatcctggccgccctcaatggccgttcacatcccttctctccgtccacagcaacggctcacaCACCCtggaggaggggaacacagagagtcaacaagctggcaaactggACATTACTAACGCGTGAACATTACTGGTGcttgaagggaggggaagaggcgaTGGGAAGGGGAGTGGCGGGAAGGTGGAGGGTAgtgggggggatgagggaggggggcgaggaggcaagtgggagagggaggacacgggggtgagagggctgtggggggatgatggaggaggtgagagcgggatgagggagggggcgcGGATgctgtgaggggggggagggcaggggggctGAGAGTGTGAGAAAGTGGAGGGGAgcggggggatgagggagggggcgaggagggggtgagagcggGGTGAGGAGGCAAGTGAGAGAAGGGaggccgcaccgacctgcgacacCAAGTGTCCGGGCGCCCCGTCGAGCCGCCTGCCCGCCTGCAGGTCCGCTGGCCAGCCGATCTGAGCCGTGACTTCAGCCGCACGCACGGCGCGCACGACCGGCGCCCTGACGTCACCCCCAATCCAAGGGGGGACTGCCGACATTGGTGCTGAATCACGCGGGGGCGGCATGCAGCTTGGGAAGAAggtcacggagtgctggagtaactcagcgggtcgggcagcgtctgtggataggtgacgtctcacagaaacatagacaataggtgcatgagtaggccattcggcccttcgagccagcaccaccattcaatatgctcatggctgatcatccacaatcgttcCCCGTTCTTGTTTTCTCACCATATCTCCTGATTCCGTTAGACCAAagcgctaaatctaactttctcatgaaaatatccagtgaattggactccactgccttctgtggcagataattccactgattcacaactctttggatgaaaaagttttttcatctcagtcctaagtggccgaccccttattcttaaattgtgactgctggttcgggactcccccaacatcgggaacaagtagCCAAATGTCCCGAAATCTGAATTGTTGCAGATAtttttccccagcactttgtgcctatctttggcagacacaaagaactgcagatgcaggttcatACTCAaaaaggcacagtgctggagtaacatagcaggtcaggcagcatctctggtcaacgtggatagacgacgtttcaggtctgcagaagggtcgtgACCAAAAAAAAATGTCCCCTATCCGTGTGCTTcacagacgctgcccgtcccgcttagTGACTCCTGTACTGTGACCTTCCCATGATGCATGCCGCCACCCACGTGACTTTGCGCAATGGCAGGGGCCGTGACGTCAGGGTGCCATGCGTGCGGATGTCACGGCACAGAGCAGCTCACGTGCGGGCGGGAGGCTCAGCGCGGTGCCCGGATGCTCAGCGCCCCAAGTTGGTGTGGGGCCCCAtcaccccttcagcccacccccaACACATCCCCTCCTCCCTacacatctcctccccccccccacacatcccttCTCCTCCctacacatcccctcccccacacacatcccctctactccctgcacatcccctccccacacacacatcgcctccccccacacatcccctctcctccctacacatcccctccccacacacacatcccctcccccacacatttcCTCCCCCCACACATCCCTTCCCCCattaccactgccttctgtggtagagaattccacagatttacaactccctgtgtaaaattggtttttctcatctcagtcctaaatggcataccccttattcttaaaccaaaactgcacacaatactccaggtgtggtctcaccagggtcctgcacaactgcagtaagacctccttgctcctaaactcaaatcgtctcgcaatgaaggccaaactgccattagctttctttattgcctgctgtacctgtatgtttaccttcagtgactgatatacagggacgcccaggtctcgttgcacctccccttctcctaatattGGTACATTATCGTTCCGTGTACCGAaacacgggtgtcagggattatggtgagaaggaagaagaatggggtgaggagggttagatagatcaaccatgattgaatggcggagtagacttgatgggccgaatggcataattctactcctatcacgttTGACCTTATACAGGGAGAAACCTTGTCTCCGCACTGGATTCAGACAAGTCTTACACTCAATTTTATTCTCTTTCTCCCATATCTCCCACCCAAAGATCCTCcgatataggatctttgctcccgCCGGCTGACCAGAGACACTGCGccgcggcctcccgccgccaggcaAACGCTGCACACGGAGAACCAGAGGGCTCCCAGACCTCCCTTTCCcttcctcactcactcacacctcctccccccccccccccccccgcaccggcCCTTGTGACGCACCGCATCAAGTAAATGGCGACCAGGTCCCGCCGCTTCACTGACGGGCAGCTCCAAAGGCCAATGGCAGGACCCGCCCCCCACTGACCggcagcgccagcggccaatggAAGTAGGTCCCGCCTCCCGACGTCACAAAGGACGTTCCCAGGTTAATGTCCGGGAGGGCGGGAGTGTCACGTGTTGACaggttggagcagctgggcttctacactcaggagtttagaaagattagaggggatcttattgaaacatataagattattaagggtttggacacgctagaggcaggaaacaaattCCCGatattcggggagtccagaaccaggggccacagtttaagaataaggggtaatccatttagaacggggatgaggaaacactttttcacacagagagttgtgagtcggtggaattctctgcctcagagggtggtggaggccggttctctggatactttcaagagagagctagatagggctcttaaagatagcggagacagggaatatggggagaaagcaggaacggggtactgattgtggatgatcagccacgatcacattgaacggcgctgctggctcgaagggccgaatggcctactcctgtacctattgtttattgaggttccctgtgggaggagggggtgcattaggacccagcgcagtcaaaccacgAGGTGTGAGAGTCTGCAGCTGGGAGACTCCAGGCCTGGTGCCGAGCCTAGGACACTGGTTAGGCGACGGCTGCGTCCCAATGGTGaacggtggagtggccagggccGGCAGAGTCGCAGGTTGAAGCCCGCGGGGAGTGGAGTGGCAACGCGGGCGAAGGGTCGGAAGTGCCGGTCAGCGGATGAATGGGAAGGCAGCGAGGATTGCGCGGCTCCGGCAAGCCAGCAAAAGTTCAGCGGTTCCAGCGAGGATCGGCGTCATTGGTGAGACACCGAGGATCGGCGGCTCCATTGAGGCAGCGAGGGTCGGCGGCCCCATTGAGGCAGCGAGGGTGGACGGCTCCATTGAGGCAGCGTGGGTCGGCGGCTCCATTGAGGCAGCGAGGGTCGGCGACACCATTGAGGCAGCGAGGGTCGGCGGCTCCATTGAGGCAGCGAGGGTCGGCGGCACCGCAGCGGCAGCGGGGATCGGCGATGTCGGTGGAGGTCAGCGACAATGGTCACAGGTGGCCGCGCGAGAAGGTCGACGACAGCGACATTCTAATTGGTCCAGGGCCGAGATCGGTCAGTAAGGCGGTAAGTGTTGGTGCTGCTCAAAGCAGACGTGTCGCGGATTGTCGGTTCCTCCTGTCCCTTATTTTCCCAAGCTGACTACATCCCATTCCTTATTCCACCAAGCTGACTACCTCCCAtcacttactcccccaagctgtctACCTCCCATCCCTCATTCCCCCAGACTGCCTAacgcccattccccttactccccaaaGCTGGGTACCGCACAGGCCCCTTACTTCCCCAAGCTGGCAACCTCCCTCCCCTTGCTCCGCCAAGCTGGCTTGCTccaatcccttactcccccaagctggctatctCCCAACCCTCTTACTCACCCAAGCTGTCTACCTCCCATTACTCCATCCCTTacacccccaagctggctacaacCCAATCTCTTTACTCCCTCAAGTTGGCTAACTCCCACCCCTTACTCCCCCCAACTGGACACTTCCCATTCCCGTTACTCCCCCAAGCAGtccacctccccttccccaaACTCCCCCAAGCTCGCCTCCTCCCATTCTCAATTCTCCCTCAAGCAGGCAACCTCCCATTCCTTACTTTCCCAAGCTGGATATCTCAGATCATTTTCTCCTCCAAGCAGGCTGCATCCATCCCATCCCTTATTCCCCAAGCTGACTGCCCCATCACTTACCATCCCAAGCTGCATTCCTCCCTTCCTTTACTCCCCCAAGCTCGCTTTCTCCAATTATTTATTCTTCCAAGAAGGCTGCATCAcatcccccttactcccccaagctggctacgtcACATTGCCTTGACTTCCCCAAGCCGacttcctcccatcccttactcccccaagctcgcTTCCTTCCATCACTTACTCTCCAAGCTGGCTACGTTTCATTCACCTTACTtcccccaagctggctgcctACCATTCCATTTACTCCCACAAGCTGCTACCTCCCGTCCTTTATTACCCCAAGCTGGCTGCTCCCCATCCCTTACTCCTCCAAGCTGGTTTCCCCCATCCCTTacttccccaagctggtttccccCATCCCTTACTCCTCCCAAGCTGGACTGCCTCCCACTCGTTACCCCCCCAAGCagggctacctcccattcccttcACTTCCCCAAGTTGGCTGCCGCCCACCACTTACTACCCAATCCCCAAACTGGCTACCATCCATCCCTTACTACACCAAGCTGTCTACCTCCGATTCCAGATACTATCCCAAGCCGGCTTCCTCCGATTCCCATTGCACCCCCAACCTGGTTAACTCCCATCTCCCATTATCCTTACTGCCCCTGCCCCAATCGGGCCACATCGCATCCCCTTTACACCCCAAGCCGGCTACCTCCCACCCTTTACGCCCCAAGCCGGCTACCCCCCACACCTTACTCCCCCCCAAGCCGGCTTCCTCCGATTCCCATTGCGCCCCCAACCTGGTTACCTCCCGGGCCTAACTCCCCCAAGCCGGCTGCCGCACATCCGTtaacccccaagctggctacctcccattccccttcctccccccaagCTGGCTAACTCTCTttctccttactcccccaagctgtctACCTCTCAGACCATAATTCCCCAAACTGGCTGCCTCTAATCCCCTATTCCTCCAAGCTGGCTTTACATCCCCAAGCTGCCTTCGTCCCATCCCCTGCCCCCCTCACCAAGCTGGTTACATCCATTCCTGACTCCCCCAAGCTGACTTACCctgattccccttactcccccaagttggctacctcccattccttacTCCCCCCAAGCTTCTACCTCcgatcattttcacccccaagatGGTTTCATTCCATTCCTTAATTCCCAAAgctacctcccactccccttaaTCCCCCAAGCTGGCAACCTCCCTCCCTACccattactcccccaagctggattCACCTCATCCCTTACTACCCAGGGTGTCTACCTCCCATACCCCTTACTCcctcaagctggctacctcccatcccatAAACCTCCATGCTGGCTGCTTTCCATTCCTTACACcccccaagctggcttcctcATATCCCTTACTCCCCCCAAGCTGGTTTGCTCCCATTCACCTTACACCACAAGCTTGCTGCCTACCATCGCTTACTCCCCCCAAGCCGGCTATCTCCAATCAGTTACTACCCCAAGCTGTCTACCTCACATCGCTTATTCCCCAAGGTGGCTACCTCCGATCCGTTACTACCCCAAGCTGTCTATCTCCTATCCCTTACTTCCCCCAAGCAGGCAACCTTCCATCCATTATTCCCCCAGATTGGCTCCCTCCCATCCTTTACTTCACCAAGCTATCTTCCATCCTTTATTCCCTCAAACTAGCTTCCTCCCATCCGTTACCACCCAAGCTcgctcctcccatcccttactgccCGAAGCTGGCTTCCTCCGATTCCCCTTCCCCAAGCTGTCGGCCCCCCAACCCTTCCTTCATCCCCCAAGCTACCATCTTCCCACCCGTCCCCCCGCCCCCAGCTGTCTACCTCCCATTCCTTACCCTCCAAGCTGACTATCTCCCATCTGTTAATCCTCTAAGCACGCCATCTCCCATTCTTCTTAatgccccaagctggctacctcgtaTTTCCTTTACTCCCGCAAGCCGGCTATATCCCACCCATTAACCCCCAAATTGGATACCTACCATCCCTTACTCCAcccagctggctacctcccattccccttactcccctcaAGCTGGATAACTCCTCTTgcgcttactcccccaagctggcatcCGCCATCCCTTACTCCGACAAGCTGGCTACGATCTTTCCCTTTAcaaccccaagctggctaccaccCATTCCCCTTTCACTCCCAAGCTGCCTACCAAGCATTCCCCGTTCTCACCCAAGCAGACAATCCACCATTCCCCTTGCTCattcaagctggctacctcccatcccttatTCCCCCATGCAGTctgcctcccattccccttaattCCCCAAGATGGCTACCTCCCATTACCCTCCTTATACCCCAAGCTGCCGAGCAAGCATTCCACTTTCACACCCAAGCTGactacctcccatcccttactaccCCAAGTTGGCAACCTCTCATTCCCCTTAATCCCCCCACACTAGCTACATTCCATcctttactcccccaagctgccttcttcccatcccttacccccccccccccttcaagctGGCTATCTCCCATTCCCTACTCTCCCACGCTGATtatctcccattccccttacttccCCAAACTGGCTACCCCCCATTCCTCTTACTTCCCCAAACTGGCTACCCCCCCATTCCTCTTACTGCCCCAAGCTAGCTACCTTTCATTCCCCTTACTGCCCCCAAGCTGGCTGCCTCACATCCGTTTCCCCCCAAGGTGACTGCCTCACATCCgttacccccccaccaccccaccaagATGggcacctcccattcccctttctCCCCAAAGCTGGTTTCCCCACGTTACCCTTAAACCCCcaaactggctacctcccattctttACCTCCTTTCTTTACTCCACCAAGCTGGCTACATCCCATTCCCCTTACACCCCGATTCCATCTATCACCCATTCCCCTTATACACTCAGGCTggatacctcccattccccttactcccccaaactTTCTACCACCCATCCTTTACTCCTCCGAGCTGGCTATTTCCCATTCCTTAACCCCCACGCCGGCTAACTCCCTGCCCTTACCTCCCATCCCATAATACTCCAAGCTGGCTGCCGCCCATCCGTTACTCCATCATGCTGGCTTCCTCGTATCCATTaatccccaagctggctacctccgatCCGTTACTACACCTAGCTTGCTACCCCCATCTCTTTCTACCCCAAGCAGGCTACCTCCCATACCTTATTCCACCAAGCTGGCTTTCTCCCATCCCTTGCTCCACCAAGCTGGTtacctccatcccttactcccccagggTGACTTCCTCCCATCAATTACCCCCAAAGCTGGCTACCTCTCATTACCCTTACTCCTCCAAGCTGGCATCCTCCCATCCCTTACACCCCCAAGCTGGCAGCCTCCCATCCCTTACACCTTCAAGCTGGCTATCTCCCATTCATTACTTCCCCAAGCTGGctgcctcccatcccttactcccccaagctggctatctCCCATTCATTACTtccccaagctggcttcctccgATTCCCATTGCTCGCCCAAGCTGGTTATGTCCCAAACCTTACTCCCTCAAGCTGGCATCTTCCCGTACCTTATTGCCCCAAGCTGGCTTCCTTccacctcctacatcccaaagctgACTACCTCCAATGTCTTaaaccccaagctggctacctatcATGCGTTAAACCCCCAAGCTagctacctcccatcccttacaccCCACGCTGGCTACCTCCCTGTCCTTACTCCCCTAAAATGActgcctcccattccccttaatcCCACAagatggctacctcccattccccttaatcCCACAAGATgattacctcccattccccttaatcCCATAAACGgtttacctcccattccccttaatcCTATATGGTTAAAATCAGAGGATTGACAGCACGGAGAAGGAGTGCCAACCCCAGCACAACCTCGCTCCAACTTCTAGAAACCACGGGGACCGCCAGCCGCACACActgtccccccctcccaatcTACTGCTGGCCAACACCCTCTGGCGCCGGCTAAAGCCGACCACCAGCCAtcaacggacacacacacacacaaaacgctgcaCCAACTAagcgggaaacatagaaaataggtgcaggaggaggccattcgagccttcaatctagcaccgccattcattgagatcatggctgatcgtccgcatcaataacccgtgcctgcctctccccatatcccttgattccattagcccctagcgctctttgtaactctctcttaaatccatccagtgacttggcctccactgccctctgtggcaaggaattccataaatgcacaactctttgggtgaaaacttttttttctcatctcagtgttaaatgacctcccctttattctaaaacctggttctggactcgcccaacattgggaatatttttcctgcatctagcttgtccagtccttttataattgtatctgtttctataagaactcccctcatccttctaaactctagtgaatacaagcctgggcttttcaatctttcctcatatgacagtcgcgccatcccagggatcaatctcgtgaacctacgctgcactgcctgaatcacaaggatgtccttcctcaaattaggagaccaaaactgtacacaatactccagatgcggtcttaccggagccctatacaactgcagaagaaactctttactccaatactgaaatcctcttgttatgaaggccagcattccattagctttcttcactgcgtgctgtacGTGCACGCCAACttccagtgactggtgtacaaggacacccaggtattGCTGCAcattccccttacctaacctaacccctttGAGAAAATAACCtcacatattatactgcatctgccacgtatcttcccactcactcaacctgtccaggtcaccctgcaacctcctaacatcctcttcacagttcacattgccacccagctttgtgtcatccgcaaacttgctagtgttgctcctaattccctcttccaaatcatgaatgtatacggtaaacagttgcggtctcaacaccgaaccttgcggcactccactcgccactgcctgccattctgaaaatgacctgttcactcctactctttgcttccggtctgccaaccaatgttctaaccatgtcaacaccctacccccaataccatgtgctctcattttagtctcccgtgcgggaccttatcaaaggctttctgaaagtccagatacactacatccactggctccccttcatccattttacttgtcacatcctcaaaaaattccagaagattagtcaagcatgatttttcctccttaaatccacgttgacttggattaatcattttactgctatccaaatgtcccattattacctctttaataattgactgcagcatctttcccacaaccgaagtcaggctaactggtttgtaattccctgttttctctctcgctcctttctagaaaagtgggataacattagctatcctccaatccacaggaactgatcctgaatctattgaacattggaaaatgatcatcaatgcgtccactatttctaaagccacctccctgaggaccctgggatgcagaccatcaggcccagggggttTATCATCCGTCatccccattagcctacccaacactatttctcGCTTGATGAAAACTATTTCTCGCCACTGAAGCACCCCGTGTGCATCCGCACCGATGACCGGCGCTCGAACCCTACCGGCACCGAGGGGGCCAACCGTCAGCTACTAGACAAGGAGAAAGGCTCAGCCGGCCATCCGCAGGCCGCTGGCGAATAGGCCCACCCCCCGGGAGCCGGAGCAGAGCCCAACCGGAGCCAGTGCCCACCCCTccgcgccggctgcaagtccggggcaTCCAGTGCCCAGGGCTGTCGCCCAACCCGGCGGGATAGGCAGAGCCGAACTGGAGCCAGCGCCtccccccaaaactcctgtgcccAGGACGGCCCCGGGCCGGTGCCTGCCAGCGCAGGGCCACCCCGGTCACCAACAGGATA from the Amblyraja radiata isolate CabotCenter1 chromosome 16, sAmbRad1.1.pri, whole genome shotgun sequence genome contains:
- the LOC116982275 gene encoding gastrula zinc finger protein XlCGF49.1-like; translated protein: MAGHNREKRYECDMCGKAWQHPSHLETHRRVHAGERPFDCSKCGYSFNRYENLLRHNRMHTRKRPFTCSDCGRSFKTTNDLKMHRRVRTGEKPYTCSDCGKCFTHSNNLLKHQHTHTGERPFTCAPCDKGATRSTHLLSHQQVHDGDRPFTCPACGERFAMVSHVLSHQRMHTSGQPYDCPYRGEAFDSSRVLRQHRRAHVGEQLLPLR